A genomic stretch from Candidatus Hydrogenisulfobacillus filiaventi includes:
- a CDS encoding conserved membrane protein of unknown function (Evidence 4 : Unknown function but conserved in other organisms), protein MARTPAATVRHDRGFWTDNALLGAASLVSGLFNYLYHVVLAHVLGPRSYGDLATLLNLTSILLIPLPVVTLVFTRLGRRPAPQQQRAARRLWLAGVALWLGAVAAGGLLGRTFNLPPGLVPVFTLEVVPSLPLAANLGLWQHARRYLRVGLLDVMLNAFRVVAAGVAGLSRSPLLLVGILEALAAWATWWASRGTSRLPVRRRPASWRLVAGTATAGTVNALFALSDGLVAKARLPAVAAGRYTGLATIGHTVPFLSGSVATVMLTAILARPDRHGRYLGVTLAVYALLALGAEGLFAGAGAWLIRTVLGAGFLPLAPLLPPYGWGMMAQGFLNILMLYAVARRNWLPVLTAATGWAAWTAWLTRAGSPAGFVSVTLATMLPALALSALVVGLTYRKGGPAAGRTPLEPVP, encoded by the coding sequence ATGGCCCGAACGCCGGCAGCAACCGTCCGCCACGACCGCGGCTTCTGGACGGATAATGCCCTCCTGGGTGCCGCCAGCCTGGTCTCCGGGCTCTTCAATTACCTCTACCATGTGGTCCTGGCTCACGTCCTGGGCCCCCGCAGCTACGGGGACCTGGCCACCCTGCTCAACCTGACCTCGATCCTCCTCATCCCCCTGCCGGTGGTCACCCTGGTCTTTACCCGCCTGGGGCGCCGCCCCGCCCCCCAGCAGCAGCGGGCGGCCCGGCGTCTGTGGCTGGCCGGCGTCGCCCTCTGGCTGGGCGCGGTCGCAGCCGGCGGCCTTTTGGGCCGCACCTTCAACCTGCCCCCTGGGCTGGTGCCGGTGTTCACCCTGGAGGTGGTGCCGTCCCTCCCCCTGGCCGCCAACCTCGGCCTCTGGCAGCACGCCCGCCGGTACCTGCGGGTCGGGCTGCTGGACGTCATGCTTAACGCCTTCCGGGTGGTGGCGGCGGGGGTGGCCGGCCTCAGCCGCTCCCCGCTGCTACTGGTGGGGATCCTGGAAGCCCTGGCCGCCTGGGCCACCTGGTGGGCCAGCCGCGGCACCAGCCGCCTCCCGGTGCGCCGGCGGCCCGCGTCCTGGCGCCTGGTGGCGGGCACCGCCACCGCCGGGACTGTCAACGCCCTCTTCGCCCTGAGCGACGGGCTGGTCGCCAAGGCGCGCCTGCCGGCGGTAGCCGCCGGCCGCTACACCGGGCTGGCGACCATCGGTCACACCGTCCCCTTCCTTTCCGGCAGTGTGGCCACCGTCATGCTGACCGCCATCCTGGCCCGTCCTGACCGCCACGGCCGCTACCTGGGGGTCACCCTGGCGGTCTACGCCCTGCTGGCGCTCGGTGCCGAGGGGCTGTTCGCCGGCGCCGGTGCCTGGCTCATCCGCACCGTCCTGGGGGCCGGCTTCCTTCCCCTGGCGCCCCTGCTCCCCCCCTACGGCTGGGGCATGATGGCCCAGGGCTTCCTCAATATCCTCATGCTCTACGCGGTGGCCCGGCGGAACTGGCTGCCGGTGCTGACCGCCGCCACCGGTTGGGCAGCGTGGACGGCGTGGCTGACCCGGGCCGGCAGCCCCGCGGGCTTCGTGTCCGTCACCCTGGCCACCATGCTCCCCGCCCTGGCCCTTAGCGCCCTCGTGGTGGGTCTGACCTACCGTAAGGGGGGTCCGGCCGCCGGCCGGACCCCCCTCGAACCGGTCCCCTGA
- the codY gene encoding transcriptional regulator, GTP and BCAA-dependent (Evidence 2a : Function from experimental evidences in other organisms; PubMedId : 9515911, 10094682, 10231480, 10803944, 10809682, 16488888, 17993518, 21856856, 24843172, 26473603, 27596595, 28011634; Product type r : regulator): MQELLEKTRRINKLLQRTAGHPVDFEEMAKILSELIQANVYVVSRRGKVLGYALLDSFECDIMIREVLAKEAFPAGYNQGLLKVDETYPNISQEERKCVFFHDRPCIYENKITTLVPVNGGGDRLGTLVISRFGREFDDEDLVLAEYGATVVAMEILRSKSDELEEEARKKAAVQVAIDTLSYSELEAVQHIFDELGGEEGLLVASKIADRVGITRSVIVNALRKFESAGVIESRSLGMKGTHIRVLNDRLLPELRKLKK; encoded by the coding sequence GTGCAGGAATTGTTGGAGAAGACCCGCCGTATCAATAAGCTGTTGCAGCGGACGGCCGGACACCCGGTGGATTTCGAGGAGATGGCCAAGATCCTGAGCGAGCTCATCCAGGCCAATGTGTACGTGGTGAGCCGCCGGGGCAAGGTCCTGGGCTATGCGCTGCTGGATTCCTTCGAATGCGACATCATGATCCGGGAGGTGCTGGCCAAGGAGGCCTTCCCGGCCGGTTACAACCAGGGTCTGCTCAAGGTGGACGAGACCTATCCCAACATTTCGCAGGAGGAGCGCAAGTGCGTCTTCTTCCACGACCGGCCCTGCATCTACGAAAACAAGATTACCACCCTGGTCCCGGTCAACGGGGGCGGCGACCGGCTGGGTACCCTGGTCATCTCCCGCTTCGGGCGGGAATTTGACGACGAGGACCTGGTGCTGGCCGAATACGGCGCCACGGTGGTGGCTATGGAGATCCTGCGCTCCAAGTCCGACGAGCTGGAGGAGGAGGCGCGCAAGAAGGCGGCCGTGCAGGTGGCCATCGACACCCTATCCTACTCCGAGCTGGAGGCGGTGCAGCACATCTTTGATGAACTGGGCGGGGAGGAGGGCCTGCTGGTTGCCTCCAAGATTGCGGACCGGGTCGGCATCACCCGCTCCGTGATCGTGAACGCCCTGCGCAAGTTCGAGAGCGCCGGGGTGATTGAGTCCCGTTCCCTGGGCATGAAGGGGACCCACATCCGGGTGTTGAACGACCGTCTCCTGCCGGAGCTGCGCAAGCTCAAGAAGTAG
- the clpY gene encoding two-component ATP-dependent protease (ATPase and chaperone) (Evidence 2a : Function from experimental evidences in other organisms; PubMedId : 11179218, 12032294, 12805205, 15983416, 17979190, 18689473, 21546913, 29629859; Product type e : enzyme) produces the protein MTAESGELTPRQIVAELDRFIVGQEEAKRAVAIALRHRWRRSRLPDTLQEEITPKNILMIGPTGVGKTEIARRLARLARAPFVKVEATKFTEVGYVGRDVDAMVRDLVETAVRMVREERSQEVRERAEGLAEDRIIDALAPLPKEEGGMRNPLEMLFGGGTPTPGPRVDPEERRRIEERRRALRERLRSGQMENELVEVEVEVPPPTLPLAGNFPGNEEMQMNLGEMFQGLLPKRTKRRKMTVAEARKVLAQEEAQRLIDPESVNAEAIWRAEQNGIIFIDEFDKIAGSGGAVHGPDVSREGVQRDILPIVEGSTVNTKYGPVKTDHILFIAAGAFHVSKPSDLIPELQGRFPIRVELAPLTEDDFYRILTEPEHSLLHQYQALLGAEGVQVTFDDAAVRAMARYADQVNRSTENIGARRLHTILERVLEELSFSAPEIPGQEVRITEAYVRERLARIAESVDINRYIL, from the coding sequence ATGACGGCCGAAAGCGGGGAACTCACACCGCGGCAGATCGTTGCCGAGCTGGATCGCTTCATCGTCGGGCAGGAGGAGGCCAAGCGGGCAGTGGCCATCGCCCTGCGGCACCGGTGGCGGCGGTCGCGGCTGCCCGATACGCTGCAGGAGGAGATCACGCCGAAGAACATCCTCATGATCGGGCCCACCGGGGTCGGTAAGACCGAGATCGCCCGCCGCCTAGCCCGCCTGGCCCGTGCCCCCTTCGTCAAGGTGGAGGCCACCAAGTTTACGGAGGTCGGCTACGTCGGCCGCGATGTGGACGCCATGGTGCGCGACCTGGTGGAGACGGCGGTCCGCATGGTCCGGGAGGAACGCTCCCAGGAGGTGCGGGAGCGGGCCGAAGGGCTGGCCGAGGACCGCATCATCGATGCCCTCGCTCCCCTGCCGAAGGAGGAGGGCGGCATGCGTAACCCCTTGGAGATGCTGTTCGGAGGCGGGACCCCTACCCCGGGCCCCCGGGTGGACCCCGAGGAACGCCGGCGGATTGAGGAGCGGCGCCGGGCCCTGCGGGAACGCCTGCGCTCCGGCCAGATGGAGAACGAGCTGGTGGAGGTGGAGGTGGAGGTGCCGCCTCCCACCCTGCCCCTGGCCGGCAACTTCCCCGGCAACGAGGAGATGCAGATGAACCTGGGGGAGATGTTCCAGGGCCTGCTGCCCAAACGGACCAAGCGCCGGAAGATGACGGTGGCAGAGGCGCGCAAGGTGCTGGCCCAGGAGGAGGCCCAACGCCTCATCGACCCCGAGTCCGTGAACGCGGAGGCTATCTGGCGGGCGGAACAGAACGGCATCATCTTTATCGACGAGTTCGACAAGATCGCCGGCAGCGGGGGGGCGGTGCACGGTCCCGACGTCTCCCGGGAGGGGGTGCAACGGGACATCCTGCCCATCGTGGAGGGGTCGACGGTCAACACCAAGTACGGGCCCGTCAAAACCGACCACATCCTCTTCATTGCCGCCGGGGCATTCCATGTCTCCAAGCCCTCCGACCTTATCCCCGAGCTGCAGGGACGTTTTCCGATCCGGGTCGAGCTGGCCCCCCTCACCGAGGACGACTTCTACCGCATCCTGACCGAACCCGAGCACTCCCTCCTGCACCAGTACCAGGCCCTGCTGGGGGCGGAAGGCGTGCAGGTAACCTTTGACGATGCCGCGGTGCGGGCGATGGCCCGCTATGCCGACCAGGTCAACCGCAGCACGGAGAACATCGGGGCCCGCCGTCTGCATACCATCCTGGAGCGGGTGCTGGAGGAGCTCAGCTTTTCCGCCCCGGAGATCCCGGGCCAGGAGGTCCGCATCACCGAGGCCTACGTCCGGGAACGGCTGGCCCGCATCGCCGAGTCCGTTGACATTAATCGATATATACTCTGA
- the clpQ gene encoding two-component ATP-dependent protease (N-terminal serine protease) (Evidence 2a : Function from experimental evidences in other organisms; PubMedId : 11179218, 12032294, 12805205, 15983416, 17979190, 18689473, 21546913, 29629859; Product type e : enzyme) has product MFEGTTVLAVVRDGKAVVGGDGQVTFAQNMVMKHTARKVRRLYHDSVLAGFAGSVADALTLFERFEGKLEEHRGHLVRAAVALSRDWRTDRMLGKLEALLVVADRQNLLVLSGTGEVVEPDDGIAAVGSGGGYALAAARALAGMEPMPDPEEIVRRALDIAADICIYTNHHLTIETLS; this is encoded by the coding sequence TCCTGGCGGTGGTCCGGGACGGCAAGGCGGTGGTGGGAGGCGACGGGCAGGTCACCTTTGCCCAGAACATGGTGATGAAGCATACCGCCCGCAAGGTGCGCCGGCTGTACCACGATTCGGTGCTGGCCGGGTTTGCGGGCTCGGTGGCGGACGCCCTGACCCTGTTTGAACGCTTCGAGGGCAAGCTGGAGGAGCACCGCGGCCACCTGGTGCGGGCGGCGGTCGCCCTGAGCCGCGACTGGCGGACGGATCGCATGTTGGGTAAGCTGGAGGCGCTGCTGGTGGTGGCCGACCGCCAGAACCTGCTGGTTCTGTCCGGCACCGGGGAGGTGGTGGAGCCGGATGACGGCATCGCGGCCGTAGGATCGGGCGGCGGCTACGCCCTGGCGGCCGCGCGGGCCCTGGCCGGGATGGAACCCATGCCGGATCCGGAGGAGATTGTGCGCCGGGCCTTGGACATCGCTGCCGATATCTGCATCTACACCAATCACCACCTCACCATCGAAACCCTGAGCTAG